The DNA window CATATGAGGAAGGGATATCCCTTCAAGCCCCAATACTTCTTCGCAGTCTTTCTGCGTCCAGTCTGCCAGTTTGAAACATATAGCCATATTTATTATAGATGATAAAACGGCTACGAATACATTCCCCGTTACAAGTACTATACAAGAAGCTATAAAAAGTGCATGCCAGTAATTCCAAATGTCGATATCCATCGTCTTTGTCAAACCAAACAGTAACATCACTACGTTGGTAAGAAGGATCGCCATAAATACCAAAGGCACTATTTCCGTACTCCATGCAAGTGCGGATGCTGTCGCCCAGCCTGTGTCAATGGCAGTCAGTTTAAAACCGAGATTTTTTACCAAGTCGTTTGCTACGGGAGTAATGGTGCTTGACATAAGACCGATGACAAGATTAAGACCGATAAAACCAATTCCGAATGTGACTCCGGCTCTTACGACATCTCCAAACTTCGCTCCCATTATCAGGCCTATTATAATCAATATGATAGGCATCATTACAGCAGCACCCATATCGATTATAAAGTTAAAAATACTCATTATAAAATCCATTTTATTTCCTCCTTTCAAATTAATGAATTTTGAATATTAATTATGCTTAATATTTATGTTCTTATTTATATATGGAGTCGTAATCCCTGGTGAAGTTTTTAATCCCTATTTCGGTCAAAGGGTGTTCAAATAATTGATTGAATACTTTATATGTAAGAGCAAGAGAATCAGCTCCGTTTAAGACTGCATTGATAGCTTCGCTGCAGTTTTTTATACTTGCGGCTATGACTTTGGAATTTATATCATAAAAATCATATATTTCTCTTACTTGTTTGAATAGTGTAAGACCGTCGTGTCCTATATCGTTCACTCTTCCTATAAAAGGACTTATGAACGGTGAATTTGCAAGACCTGCGGCAAGTGCCTGTGCGGGGTTGAATATAAGTGTCGCATTCGTCTTTACCCCCATTGGAACGAGTTTATTTATAGCTTTTATCCCTTCGATGTTTGCGGGTATTTTTATTACAATATTTTCGGACATGGAAGAAAGCTCCTGTGCTTCGTTTATTATATCCTCCGCCTTTGTTGAAATAGCTTCAACGGCAACGGGTCCGTCGAATATACTTCTTATATCCTTCAGTACATCTTCGTAAGTCCTGCCTGCTTTTGCCATTTTATTAGGATTTGTTGCAATCCCCGTTACTATACCTGTTTTCAAAGCTTCTTCAATTTCCTTGATGTTTGCGGTATCCAAAAAAATCCTATATTCCATTTTTACATTCCTCCAAGTTAAATATAACATTTAAATGTTAATTTGGTATCGTTGATACTATCTTTAATGTCAGTATATATCTGCATTATATCATTGTCAACTTACATTTAAATGTTATATTTATTGACAAAACTAACATATGGATGTAAACTTGTATCAGGAGGTGTTATCATGGCATCCAAAAGAACGATGATAATCTATAACTATATCAAGAAAAAGGGAGAAGTGAGTATTAAGGAGCTCTGTGAGCTGTTTCCCGATTATACTCAAATGACCATAAGAAGAGACCTTAATTCTTTGCAGGAAAACGGTTATATCATAAGAACGAGAGGAGGCGCAGTACTAAACGACAATATGCTGAGAGAAGATTTGACTCATCAGCATAGAAAAGTAGTAAATAAATTTGAGAAAAGTAAAATAGCGGTTAAAGCTTTGGAATACATAGATAAAGGAAGCTGTCTTTATATGGATTCCGGTACTACGGTCTTGGAGCTTGCAAAAATAATACCCGATGAGTACTGTTTTGTTACTACCAATGATCCTATAATCGCTCTTGATTTACAGCTGAAAAACAACATAGATATAAACCTTACGGGAGGGAGCCTCAATAAACGAGCGGTATCTTTAGCAGGACCTACCGCTTTATACAGCATTGATAAAGTAAATATCGATACTGCCTTTTTAAGTGCTTCAGGATTTAGCATGGACGGAGGATTTTCCAGTCTTATTTACAATGAATGTGAGCTTAAAAGAAAAGTCATGGAAAATGCAAATAAAGTTATAATGATGATAGACTGCAAAAAATTCGATATCATAAGCCCTTATCCTTTTGCTTCTTTCAAAGATATAGATATCTTAATCACCAATGACAGACCAGGGGACGAGATAATTTATTTGGCAGAGGAAAATGAGTGTATGGTCGTTTATTAAAAAAGGGCAGGGGCGCTGCCCCTTTTAGTCCTTAATTCCATGAGGCGCTTCTATTCGCCGCTATTTTTTGCTTGTCCGACTCGCAAATATTCTTAAAGCAAATATGCTGCACAGCATAACTTCGAAATCATGTTATTGAATGTGTTTCATACATATAAAATTTCCTAAGGTGATTTTTAATAAGCCTTCTTCGAAGTCTTTTAATAGTTACAGAATGAACAAAACGACCCCGCTCGCCGCGGTGGCTAAAGCCTTCGTTGAAGAAATTTTTAACTTGCTGATGTCATTAACCCGTTATTTGCCTACAAGAATAATATTATTAAATAAAAAAACACCCTATAGGAGTGTTTTATTTATCTTCTTCCAATATACCCTTCATCATTTTAGCTCCAAGTTTGAAACCCACAATGAAATAATGAGCACAATCAGCTAAATTATAATCCAGCCACTTTTTACTCAGTTCTTCAAATTCTTCTGACTTTTCTTTTGATAAACTTTTGCTAAAACTATTTTCTTTTTTAAATAGATTGTTCCCTTTTTCCAAGACCTCATCACTAAGTTCACTTTCTATTTGCATCGGTTCTATATTTCCATAAAACAAATCTTCCAATATTTTTCTTTCCATTTTTCGCTCCTATTTTATAAAAAATCTAAAATCCATTTTATTTAGCTTATATATATTCTTTCTCCGTCTTTCTCAACTCGACCCTCTTTAAATAATTAAGATTATCTATCAATATTTTTCGTTCTTCTTTTGTACAGTCTTTAAACAGTAAATCGATTTCTCTTATCGTTAGGTACATGGATCTTTTTCTCAAATTTAAGTCTAAAAGGTCATCAAGGCTTATATTTAAAATATTTGCTAAATTAACTATAGTTTGAAGTGATGTCTTTTCGTTCCCGTTTTCTATATGACTAAGATGACTTACCGACAGGTTTACATACTCCGCTAATTTTTCCTGTGTAAGACCTTGTTTCTTCCTTTGCTCTTTTAACCTTTTTCCTAGTTTTCTATAGTCTATTTTCATCTTAAATCCGTTTTTGTTTTTTATTTTAAATAATATTTATTTCTTTTTTAATAAGGCAATTCAGATTGTGATTTTACGATTTATATCTGTTTACATACTGTAATTGCTCATTATCAGCATGTTTCATTTATTCATTTTTACAGATTGTATCGTCAATATTATTTTAATATTTATTTGTTTATATTTGAATAGACTAAGAGAATAGAAGTATTTTATCGGTTATAGTTGTGAAGAGTTTTAAACTTAACTGGTATTTTTTAAGAGTGATTTTGTTAAAGTAAATTGAAAAGTATAATCTCATATTGATAAATATAGTTTAAATTATAAGAGTGCGTAAACAGAAATAGTTTTGAAAAATAGTTTTATAAAATCCTGCAAAAAAAATACATTTGTATTCTTTTTTATCATCTTGTTTTAAGTTAATAAGTTTAATTTTATATGGATAGTAATAGCAACTGTCTAAAATCATATGTTAAAGTCTTACAAGGAAATATGAGTATATTTTTAAACTATAGAAAATAAATCTCTTGGGTATTATTCGGATTAATATGGATTATGAGTTTAATATCCTTTCCCCGAAAGCTTTAGCTTCACAGTGTGGAAGTATTTTACTCAAAGTTTTTTGCTTTGGAGAAAACTTTGAGTGGTGAAAGGTGTAGAATCCCTAGTTTTTTATTGGTAGGGATAGCGGTTCTTTCACAAAATGCGGGCAGCATTTTGTAGAAAATCGAACCGCGTTAAAGCCGTCACGGCGATTGAGTGAAAGCATTTTATCGAATATTTTTTGCTTCGGAAAAATATTTGCAGGGTTCGTAAGGGACGGAGTCCCTTACAATGGGTTTAAGGGCGGACAGCCCTTAATATAAGTATTGACAAGATATAAATTAAAGAATATAATATAAATAAAGAAGGAGCCGTAGAGATGAAGGTGGCTTCCCAGATGTGTTTTTTAATAACAAATAACTACCTAGGTTGCAACTGGGTAGTTATTTTAATTTTTCTTATTTTTTAAATAAAGAAACTTAAAATAGCGGCGGCTATTTCGAATAGTAGTATAAGTACTTTTATTATCAGTACGTAATCTATCTTCATAGCACCACCCCCTTTATGTAGTAAAGAGGAAACCACCCGCACCTTATTCTACGGCTCGGTCTTATTATATACTACTTCGAATATTTGTTCAATATTTATCTCGAAAGTGGTCACATTTTAGTCACTGCCCATGTGATTTGAAAAATTATTTTTTATATGTTAATGAATTCTCATTAATATTTATAAGAGAGAGTTTTATATATAATATCTAAGGGTAAATGAAAAGTGCAGAAGACCATAAAAATTTCAAAAAAATCCCTTATTTCTCTTGATTTTTCCCATATATATGGTATACTAATTGTGCTAAAGGCGAAAAAAGCCTTTTTTTAATGTTGCAAGCCGAATTTTTATCAGTGATGTGGACCGCTTATAAAAAGTAAAGTTTGCAGAGATTTCGTATTTAATCCTGTAGATATGAAATTTCACAAGAATACAGCGGAGGTTGTAAATAATGAGAGTAAAAGTAACACTTGCATGTGAAGAGTGTAAACAAAGAAACTATAATACAATGAAAAATAAAGATAATCCAAAAGAAAGATTAGAACTTAAAAAGTATTGTAGATTTTGCAAGAAACATACTAATCATAAGGAAACAAAATAAGGGGTATGGATCATGGCAAAAGGTAATAAAAATGCTAAAGCCGTAAAGAAACCTGAATTTTTTCTAATTAGATGGTTTAAAAGCGTCTCAAACTTTTTCAGAGGCGTGTCTGTGGAACTGAAAAAAGTTACATGGCCTACAAAGGATGAATTGATTCAGTATACGATAGTGGTTGTAGTGATTTGTGCGGTACTGACACTATTTATTTGGGGCTTAGATACTGTTTTAGGTTTATTAAAAGGTCTTTTTTAGTAGGTAATGGATATGAGTGAAAATGTAAAACAAATTGAAAGCGACAGCACTAGAGCACTTTGGTATGTTGCACATACTTATTCCGGATATGAAAACAAGGTCAAAGAGAATATCGAAGCCGCTGTTATAAGAAGGAATATGTCCGATATAATCGAAGAAGTCGTAGTGCCTATGCATAAAGTTGAAGAGACTAAAAACGGAGAAAGAAAAGTTGTAGAAAAAAAAGTCTTTCCCGGATATGTTTTGGTAAAAATGTACATGACTGATGACGCTTGGTATATCGTCAGAAATACCAGAGGGGTGACCGGATTTGTAGGTCCCGCATCAAAACCTGTACCATTAACGGAAGAAGAACTTAGAAATCTCGGAATTATTGAAAAAGAAACGATTACTACCGATCTTAAAGTCGGCGATGAAATAGAAGTTTTATCCGGACCTTTTGAAAGCTACACGGGAGTAATAGAAGAAATAAATATAGATAAAGCTAAATTAAAAGTAAACATATCTATGTTCGGCAGGGAAACACCTGTAGAACTTGATTTTACACAAGTAAGTAAATTTTAATTGAATTTTTAGGAGATAGTAAAATGGCAAAGAAAATTGTTGGAATGATAAAATTACAAATTCCTGCAGGTAAAGCAACACCTGCACCACCTGTTGGACCTGCTCTTGGTCAGCATGGTGTAAACATCATGGACTTTTGTAAAGCATTTAACGCAAAAACAGAATCACAAGGCGGACTTATAATCCCTGTTGTAATCAGCGTATATCAAGACCGTTCTTATACATTTATAACAAAGACACCACCTGCACCGGTTCTTATCAAAAAGGCGCTTAACTTACAAAAAGCAAGCGGCGAACCAAACAGAAACAAGGTGGCTCAGTTAACAAAAGCGCAAGTTAAAGAAATTGCGGAAATGAAAATGCCTGACTTAAATGCAGCTACGATCGAAACAGCTATGAGCATGATCGAAGGTACTGCAAGAAGTATGGGTATCACGGTAGAAGAATAATAAGGAATTATTTATTTCGTAGTATGTGGGAGAGATAAATAAGGATTTAAATGTAACCACACAGGAGGATATATATATAATGAAAAAAGGTAAAAATTATCTTGCAAAAAAAGAAATGCTTGAACAAGGTAAAGCATACGATATAAACGAAGCTGTAGCTTTGATCAAAAAAATGGCGACAGCTAAATTCGACGAAACGGTTGAACTTCACGTTAAACTCGGCGTTGACTCAAGACATGCCGATCAACAAGTTCGTGGAGCGATCGTACTTCCTCACGGAACAGGAAAAACAGTTAGAGTATTGGTATTCGCAAAAGGTGAAAAAGCCGAAGAAGCTAAAGCTGCGGGCGCTGATTATGTAGGTGCCGAAGAATATTTGGATAAAATCCAAAAAGAAGGCTGGTTTGAATTTGACGCAGTCGTAGCAACTCCTGATATGATGGGTGTTGTAGGTAGACTAGGTAGAGTTTTGGGACC is part of the Anaerofustis stercorihominis DSM 17244 genome and encodes:
- the nusG gene encoding transcription termination/antitermination protein NusG, with protein sequence MDMSENVKQIESDSTRALWYVAHTYSGYENKVKENIEAAVIRRNMSDIIEEVVVPMHKVEETKNGERKVVEKKVFPGYVLVKMYMTDDAWYIVRNTRGVTGFVGPASKPVPLTEEELRNLGIIEKETITTDLKVGDEIEVLSGPFESYTGVIEEINIDKAKLKVNISMFGRETPVELDFTQVSKF
- the rpmG gene encoding 50S ribosomal protein L33 — protein: MRVKVTLACEECKQRNYNTMKNKDNPKERLELKKYCRFCKKHTNHKETK
- the rplK gene encoding 50S ribosomal protein L11; translated protein: MAKKIVGMIKLQIPAGKATPAPPVGPALGQHGVNIMDFCKAFNAKTESQGGLIIPVVISVYQDRSYTFITKTPPAPVLIKKALNLQKASGEPNRNKVAQLTKAQVKEIAEMKMPDLNAATIETAMSMIEGTARSMGITVEE
- the secE gene encoding preprotein translocase subunit SecE, with amino-acid sequence MAKGNKNAKAVKKPEFFLIRWFKSVSNFFRGVSVELKKVTWPTKDELIQYTIVVVVICAVLTLFIWGLDTVLGLLKGLF
- a CDS encoding helix-turn-helix domain-containing protein — translated: MKIDYRKLGKRLKEQRKKQGLTQEKLAEYVNLSVSHLSHIENGNEKTSLQTIVNLANILNISLDDLLDLNLRKRSMYLTIREIDLLFKDCTKEERKILIDNLNYLKRVELRKTEKEYI
- a CDS encoding transaldolase family protein, producing MEYRIFLDTANIKEIEEALKTGIVTGIATNPNKMAKAGRTYEDVLKDIRSIFDGPVAVEAISTKAEDIINEAQELSSMSENIVIKIPANIEGIKAINKLVPMGVKTNATLIFNPAQALAAGLANSPFISPFIGRVNDIGHDGLTLFKQVREIYDFYDINSKVIAASIKNCSEAINAVLNGADSLALTYKVFNQLFEHPLTEIGIKNFTRDYDSIYK
- a CDS encoding DUF6809 family protein, yielding MERKILEDLFYGNIEPMQIESELSDEVLEKGNNLFKKENSFSKSLSKEKSEEFEELSKKWLDYNLADCAHYFIVGFKLGAKMMKGILEEDK
- a CDS encoding DeoR/GlpR family DNA-binding transcription regulator yields the protein MASKRTMIIYNYIKKKGEVSIKELCELFPDYTQMTIRRDLNSLQENGYIIRTRGGAVLNDNMLREDLTHQHRKVVNKFEKSKIAVKALEYIDKGSCLYMDSGTTVLELAKIIPDEYCFVTTNDPIIALDLQLKNNIDINLTGGSLNKRAVSLAGPTALYSIDKVNIDTAFLSASGFSMDGGFSSLIYNECELKRKVMENANKVIMMIDCKKFDIISPYPFASFKDIDILITNDRPGDEIIYLAEENECMVVY
- the rplA gene encoding 50S ribosomal protein L1, with protein sequence MKKGKNYLAKKEMLEQGKAYDINEAVALIKKMATAKFDETVELHVKLGVDSRHADQQVRGAIVLPHGTGKTVRVLVFAKGEKAEEAKAAGADYVGAEEYLDKIQKEGWFEFDAVVATPDMMGVVGRLGRVLGPKGLMPNPKSGTVTFDVEKAVKEIKAGKVEYRLDKSNIIHVAIAKASFSEEQITENLNTLIEAVKKAKPSAAKGQYFRSVTLTSTMSPGIKLSVAKF